In a single window of the Nodularia spumigena CCY9414 genome:
- a CDS encoding PIN domain-containing protein, with amino-acid sequence MKRVLFDSDVLLDILAERQPFIIASAQALNTVITKQVQGFVSGHGVTNIFYILRRQIGSEAARKLIETLLQHIQIASVTDEVIHQALHSPIKDFEDAVTSAAAMAASLEIIVTRNTSDFVASSVPAVLPEEFLKMLSD; translated from the coding sequence TTGAAACGGGTATTATTTGACAGCGATGTTTTGCTGGATATTTTAGCAGAGCGTCAACCGTTTATTATCGCCTCAGCGCAAGCATTAAATACAGTCATAACAAAACAGGTGCAAGGCTTTGTTTCAGGACACGGTGTTACTAATATTTTCTATATTTTACGTCGCCAAATCGGTAGCGAAGCAGCACGTAAATTAATAGAAACCTTATTGCAACACATTCAAATTGCCAGCGTTACAGATGAAGTAATTCACCAAGCTTTGCATAGTCCAATTAAAGATTTTGAAGATGCGGTGACAAGTGCAGCAGCAATGGCTGCAAGTTTAGAAATAATTGTGACACGAAATACATCCGATTTTGTAGCTTCTTCAGTCCCAGCAGTGTTACCAGAAGAGTTCTTAAAAATGCTTTCTGATTAA
- the crtO gene encoding beta-carotene ketolase CrtO, with translation MQEYDVVIIGAGHNGLVCAGYLLKAGYSVLLLEKRSVPGGAATTEECLPKEAPGFKFNLCAIDHEFIHLGPVVEELELEKYGLEYLDCDPVVFCPHPDGKYFLAHKSVEKTCAEIARYNERDAKKYAEFIDYWQRAISAMVPMFNAPPKSFIDIFGNYNVQKFKDLFSVVGSPAKSLDFIRTMLNSAEDILDEWFDEEFLKAPLSRLASELGAPPSQKNLAIGVMMMAMRHNPGMTRPRGGTGALVQALVKLVTSKGGTILTDQQVEKVLIDNGKAVGVRVAGGEEYRAKYGVISNIDAKRLFLQLIDTSEVDDADPDLRQRLERRIINNNETILKIDLALDEPLHFPHHDHKDEYLIGSILIADSMAHVEQAHSKCTIGEIPDANPSIYAVMPSALDPTLAPPGKHTLWIEFFAPYQIAGAEGTGLKGTGWTDELKNQVADRVIDKLANYAPNVKAATIARRVESPAELGERLGSYKGNYYHIDMTLDQMVFFRPLPELANYKTPIGNLFLTGAGTHPGGSISGMPGRNCARVFLQAKHPLAQTLRDARDSFKSSVGSVFGIS, from the coding sequence ATGCAAGAGTATGATGTTGTCATTATTGGCGCAGGACATAACGGGCTAGTTTGTGCAGGTTATTTGCTGAAAGCTGGCTATAGCGTCCTGCTACTAGAAAAACGTTCAGTTCCCGGGGGTGCAGCCACAACAGAAGAATGCTTACCTAAAGAAGCCCCAGGATTTAAATTTAACTTGTGTGCAATTGACCACGAATTTATTCATTTAGGACCAGTTGTGGAAGAGTTAGAATTAGAAAAATATGGTTTAGAATATTTAGATTGTGACCCAGTTGTTTTTTGTCCCCATCCTGATGGAAAATATTTTTTAGCTCACAAATCAGTGGAAAAAACTTGTGCAGAAATTGCCCGTTACAATGAACGCGATGCTAAAAAATATGCCGAATTTATAGATTACTGGCAAAGGGCAATTAGTGCAATGGTTCCCATGTTTAACGCCCCACCAAAATCATTTATAGATATTTTTGGGAACTACAATGTCCAAAAATTCAAAGATTTATTTTCGGTAGTCGGTTCCCCAGCCAAAAGCTTGGATTTTATTCGCACTATGCTAAACAGTGCTGAAGATATTCTGGACGAATGGTTTGATGAGGAATTCTTAAAAGCCCCACTTTCTCGACTAGCTTCAGAACTCGGTGCGCCACCTTCACAAAAAAACCTAGCTATTGGTGTGATGATGATGGCTATGCGTCATAACCCCGGTATGACTAGACCTCGTGGGGGAACTGGGGCGTTAGTCCAAGCATTAGTTAAATTAGTTACTAGTAAAGGTGGGACAATTTTAACAGACCAACAGGTAGAAAAAGTATTAATTGATAACGGTAAAGCTGTTGGTGTCAGGGTTGCAGGTGGTGAAGAATATCGTGCCAAATATGGGGTTATTTCCAATATTGATGCTAAACGTCTATTTTTACAACTAATAGATACCAGTGAAGTAGATGATGCTGACCCTGATTTACGACAAAGGTTAGAACGCCGCATCATTAATAATAACGAAACAATCCTAAAAATAGATTTGGCTTTAGACGAACCTCTGCATTTTCCTCACCATGACCACAAAGATGAGTATCTCATTGGATCTATTTTAATTGCAGATTCAATGGCTCACGTTGAACAGGCTCATAGTAAATGTACCATAGGAGAGATTCCCGATGCTAACCCTTCCATCTATGCGGTGATGCCTAGCGCCCTTGACCCCACATTAGCACCACCAGGTAAACATACTTTATGGATTGAATTTTTTGCACCTTATCAAATAGCCGGTGCTGAAGGTACTGGTTTAAAAGGTACTGGTTGGACAGATGAATTGAAGAATCAAGTTGCAGATAGAGTAATTGATAAGTTAGCTAATTATGCCCCAAATGTCAAAGCAGCAACTATCGCTCGTCGTGTGGAAAGTCCAGCCGAATTAGGTGAAAGGTTAGGTTCTTACAAAGGGAATTACTATCATATTGATATGACTTTAGATCAAATGGTGTTTTTCCGTCCTTTGCCAGAATTAGCTAATTATAAAACACCTATTGGAAATCTCTTTTTAACTGGTGCGGGAACTCATCCAGGTGGGTCAATTTCGGGAATGCCGGGACGTAATTGTGCGCGGGTATTTTTGCAAGCAAAACATCCTTTGGCTCAAACTTTAAGGGATGCTAGGGACTCATTTAAATCCAGTGTTGGTTCTGTATTTGGAATTAGTTAA
- a CDS encoding type II toxin-antitoxin system ParD family antitoxin, which translates to MKSMNISLPDTMRTYIEEQVAQGAYSSVSEYFRELVRQDQKQKANERLQTILLEGLNSGNATEMTAQDWEDIRQTVSERINKRQSAN; encoded by the coding sequence ATGAAAAGTATGAATATTTCCTTACCTGATACTATGCGAACTTATATAGAAGAACAGGTAGCTCAAGGTGCTTACAGCAGCGTCAGTGAATATTTTCGGGAATTAGTGCGACAAGACCAAAAACAGAAAGCAAATGAACGTCTACAAACCATCCTCTTAGAAGGATTAAACTCTGGAAATGCAACAGAAATGACTGCTCAAGATTGGGAAGATATCCGTCAAACAGTCAGTGAAAGAATTAACAAACGTCAAAGCGCAAATTAG
- a CDS encoding type II toxin-antitoxin system HicA family toxin, whose protein sequence is MGRLSNISGKQTVKIFEKFGYAVDHQTGSHIILWHESKPILSVPNHKELAPGLLRSLIRQAEITVDEFLGNK, encoded by the coding sequence ATGGGACGTTTATCCAATATTTCCGGTAAACAAACAGTCAAAATTTTTGAAAAATTTGGCTATGCTGTAGATCATCAAACCGGAAGTCATATCATACTTTGGCACGAATCAAAACCCATTTTATCAGTTCCCAATCATAAAGAACTAGCACCAGGGTTACTCAGAAGTTTAATTAGACAAGCAGAAATTACAGTAGATGAATTTTTAGGAAATAAGTAA
- a CDS encoding type II toxin-antitoxin system HicB family antitoxin has translation MKELTNVKAQISSDVLNLKKTSKKNAMKFQVIFTYDSEYLGYVAEVPELPGCVSQGKTLDEAIENIKDAIKGYLHVLEKHGKPYVPKESQSFVGEVLV, from the coding sequence GTGAAAGAATTAACAAACGTCAAAGCGCAAATTAGCAGTGATGTATTAAATTTAAAAAAGACCTCCAAAAAAAACGCTATGAAATTTCAAGTAATTTTCACTTATGATTCAGAATATCTAGGTTACGTTGCTGAAGTACCAGAACTTCCTGGTTGTGTCAGTCAAGGTAAAACCTTAGATGAAGCAATTGAAAATATCAAAGATGCAATAAAAGGCTATCTTCACGTATTAGAAAAACATGGTAAACCGTATGTACCTAAAGAGTCTCAATCTTTTGTAGGAGAAGTATTAGTATAA
- a CDS encoding Eco57I restriction-modification methylase domain-containing protein, with protein MKKKQEKYQELRKIPGWWRDFSACNLWTAAFFMTLTEQNLQLLPTTAALVQVLAGNLTNKRLIEAANKLAEEKHFFHWPLEFPEVFNPQPNNYELPKGFDCVLGNPPWERIKLQEKEFFASFSLEIANAQNKAVREKLIKELPKQNPALAQAFEDAKHDAEAQSKFIREGGRFPLTAVGDINTYAVFAETTRCLISVHGRVGVIVPTGIATDDTCKRFFGDLIKKQNLASLTGFENEAFIFQSVHHAFKFCTLTITGEKIKIQQTDFIFFCRYFADTNNLQRHFNLSPQDISLINPNTLTCPIFRSSQDAELTKKIYQNVPVLENENTGITPWGISFMRMFDMSNDSGLFHTQDPQQDPGLLQEVRDLRPQEQDPGLL; from the coding sequence GTGAAAAAGAAGCAGGAAAAATATCAGGAATTGCGGAAGATTCCCGGTTGGTGGCGTGATTTTTCTGCTTGTAATTTATGGACTGCGGCGTTTTTTATGACGTTGACGGAACAGAATTTACAATTATTACCAACTACTGCGGCTTTAGTTCAGGTTTTAGCAGGTAATTTAACTAATAAAAGATTGATTGAAGCTGCTAATAAGTTAGCTGAGGAAAAACACTTCTTTCACTGGCCTTTAGAATTTCCTGAAGTTTTCAACCCACAGCCCAATAATTACGAATTACCCAAGGGTTTTGATTGTGTTTTAGGAAATCCACCTTGGGAGAGGATTAAATTACAAGAAAAGGAGTTTTTCGCTTCTTTTAGTTTAGAAATTGCAAATGCACAAAATAAAGCAGTGCGGGAAAAGTTGATAAAGGAGTTACCAAAGCAAAATCCAGCTTTAGCACAAGCTTTTGAAGATGCTAAACATGATGCGGAAGCACAGAGTAAATTTATTCGGGAAGGGGGGAGATTTCCGTTAACTGCGGTGGGTGATATTAATACTTATGCTGTGTTTGCGGAAACTACGAGATGTTTGATTTCTGTTCATGGAAGAGTTGGGGTAATTGTTCCTACAGGAATAGCAACGGATGATACTTGTAAACGGTTTTTTGGTGATTTAATTAAAAAGCAGAATTTAGCAAGTCTTACAGGTTTTGAAAATGAGGCTTTTATTTTCCAGTCAGTTCATCATGCTTTTAAATTCTGTACTCTAACTATCACTGGTGAAAAAATCAAAATTCAACAAACAGATTTTATATTTTTCTGTCGTTATTTTGCAGATACTAACAATTTACAACGTCATTTTAATCTTTCACCTCAAGATATTTCGTTAATTAATCCTAATACTCTCACTTGTCCAATTTTTAGAAGTAGTCAAGATGCAGAATTAACTAAAAAAATATATCAAAATGTACCAGTTTTAGAAAATGAAAATACCGGAATTACCCCTTGGGGTATTTCATTTATGCGTATGTTTGACATGAGTAATGATAGCGGGTTATTTCACACCCAAGATCCTCAACAAGATCCCGGACTTCTTCAAGAAGTCCGGGATCTGAGGCCACAGGAACAAGATCCCGGACTTCTTTGA
- a CDS encoding type II toxin-antitoxin system VapC family toxin, whose protein sequence is MYLLDTNHCSALIFGDSLIIDHAKNAGESNLAISVVTEGELLYMAENSQKIADNLRIIEDFIADISIYDINDSVSHIYAKLKAKIMDKFAPKERNKRRKTKITDLGIGENDLWIAATAIENNLIVVSRDSDFQKIQQAWNFSLENWHING, encoded by the coding sequence ATGTATTTACTTGATACTAACCATTGTAGTGCTTTAATTTTTGGTGATTCTCTGATTATAGATCATGCGAAAAATGCTGGAGAATCTAATTTAGCTATTTCGGTAGTAACTGAAGGAGAATTACTATATATGGCTGAAAATTCTCAAAAAATAGCAGATAACTTGCGGATTATAGAAGATTTTATAGCAGATATTTCTATTTATGATATAAATGATAGCGTCAGCCATATTTATGCAAAACTGAAAGCCAAAATTATGGATAAATTTGCCCCAAAGGAAAGAAATAAACGCCGGAAAACCAAAATTACTGATTTGGGTATTGGTGAAAATGATTTATGGATTGCTGCTACTGCTATAGAAAATAATTTAATTGTAGTTTCTCGTGATAGCGATTTTCAAAAAATTCAACAAGCATGGAATTTTTCTTTAGAAAATTGGCATATAAATGGGTAA
- a CDS encoding HigA family addiction module antitoxin, with protein sequence MNTNRKPRHPGALIKRQYLEPLNITVTELANILGVSRKTVSEIVNERASVTPNIALRLANAFQTTPELWLNLQQKFDLWCAKNESEEWKNISPIEIS encoded by the coding sequence ATGAATACTAACAGAAAACCTAGACATCCTGGTGCTTTGATTAAACGTCAATATTTAGAACCTTTAAATATAACGGTGACAGAACTTGCTAATATTTTGGGTGTGTCTCGAAAAACGGTTTCGGAAATTGTGAATGAACGTGCAAGTGTAACACCTAATATTGCTTTGCGGTTAGCAAATGCTTTTCAAACTACGCCGGAACTTTGGTTAAATCTTCAGCAGAAATTTGATCTTTGGTGTGCAAAAAATGAGTCTGAAGAATGGAAAAATATCTCACCTATTGAAATTAGTTAA
- a CDS encoding ribbon-helix-helix domain-containing protein, which translates to MAKISISLPDELLNYIDQKVENRSALIENLLKQWQEKQQDEALAAACALVDELELGWESEWQNIAITEWEASG; encoded by the coding sequence ATGGCTAAAATCTCAATTTCATTGCCAGATGAACTACTAAATTACATTGACCAAAAAGTTGAAAACCGTAGTGCATTGATTGAAAATCTCTTGAAACAATGGCAAGAAAAACAACAAGATGAAGCACTAGCGGCCGCTTGCGCCTTGGTTGATGAATTAGAATTAGGTTGGGAAAGTGAATGGCAAAATATAGCGATTACCGAATGGGAAGCATCTGGATAG
- a CDS encoding transketolase, protein MTSKASSALPNFCTGIQYFGEAFPNFEKYGIMPAIESGKKAIADPTDPAAVYQTLLAADALRYLTLQVTASKASGHPGGFASQAEAYAALVMLGHKNIITEVGHHAPGFYSAMFLDRSLEDMGISTVQQLRDRFREKHGLLGHLSGFIPGILAPAGPLGQGQHFAMSAALLHQDKLFPFTVGDGGLGEPYIVSAIAHFNTAYPSVTNFLPVMVWNGYSQEHHSMVSLKTNAEMKAYWQGNGFAEVVLVDAKDFDDQNQPGDYVDSTVFSFEQRLAFTKAVLLGIDKAAHSALNGQLTVFIIKQLKGAGVHALGSKSHNLYPKDTLDAPHIISALKTRALSVEAWELVRTNAERAGGGPAAKTVVTEFELPLADLGQLPLEEYTVGGDPKVATTAMGKLVGYVGKKDSNFLVTNADGNAASGIGNINETLKIIHPTTDDTYHQAPNGQVYEPLSEDACAGLAAGLALMGARTLWCSYESFAINGVPIWQTVIQAMAELRRQTPSSITLFTAGALEQGRNGWTHQRPEIEAYFASLMRNGNVFPLFPPDANSIQGCYDWALQTKNKGIVITASKSPLPIRTTLEQTRQGLEDGAILLQEVAGDKQVVFAVIGDMTLIPVFEAAAFLETEGIGVKIISIINPRRLYRPNDTAWETCSEADGNFMDDAKFAELFDGSALIGVTGGAAAMLEPIMLRSNCKRDTFAWKRGETTASAGELMAFNGLTAEALTKRAIELVH, encoded by the coding sequence ATGACATCAAAAGCATCTTCCGCGCTTCCTAATTTTTGTACAGGAATTCAATATTTTGGTGAGGCGTTCCCAAATTTTGAAAAATATGGTATAATGCCAGCTATAGAGTCTGGCAAGAAGGCGATCGCAGATCCTACAGATCCCGCAGCCGTCTATCAAACTTTACTTGCTGCTGATGCTCTGCGCTACCTGACGCTGCAAGTTACAGCCAGTAAGGCATCTGGACACCCAGGCGGTTTTGCCAGTCAAGCAGAAGCTTATGCAGCCCTGGTGATGCTGGGTCATAAGAATATTATCACCGAAGTGGGACACCACGCCCCTGGATTCTATAGTGCCATGTTTTTGGATCGTTCCTTAGAAGACATGGGCATCTCTACAGTACAGCAATTGCGCGATCGCTTCCGAGAAAAGCACGGACTCTTAGGACACCTTTCCGGTTTTATCCCTGGTATTCTCGCACCGGCTGGACCTCTAGGACAAGGACAACACTTTGCTATGTCCGCCGCCTTGCTGCATCAAGATAAATTATTCCCCTTTACTGTGGGTGATGGTGGATTGGGTGAGCCTTATATTGTCAGTGCGATCGCCCACTTTAACACAGCTTATCCCAGCGTCACCAACTTCTTACCTGTCATGGTGTGGAATGGTTACAGCCAAGAACATCATAGTATGGTTTCCCTGAAAACCAACGCCGAAATGAAAGCCTACTGGCAAGGAAACGGTTTTGCGGAGGTTGTATTAGTCGATGCGAAAGACTTTGACGACCAAAACCAACCAGGGGATTATGTAGATAGTACCGTCTTTTCCTTCGAGCAGCGCCTAGCCTTCACCAAAGCCGTACTTTTAGGAATAGATAAAGCCGCCCATTCTGCCTTAAATGGACAGTTAACGGTATTCATTATTAAACAACTCAAAGGCGCAGGAGTTCACGCCCTGGGTTCCAAATCTCACAACCTTTATCCGAAAGATACCCTAGATGCGCCGCACATTATCAGTGCATTAAAAACCCGTGCTTTATCAGTAGAAGCTTGGGAATTAGTCCGCACAAATGCAGAACGCGCCGGAGGAGGTCCCGCAGCCAAAACAGTAGTCACAGAATTTGAATTACCATTAGCAGATTTAGGACAATTACCCTTAGAAGAATATACAGTAGGTGGAGATCCCAAAGTTGCCACAACCGCAATGGGTAAATTAGTGGGATATGTGGGTAAAAAAGATAGTAACTTCTTAGTCACCAACGCCGACGGAAACGCCGCATCAGGAATTGGTAACATTAATGAGACATTAAAAATCATTCACCCCACTACCGATGACACCTATCATCAAGCACCAAACGGACAAGTTTATGAACCATTGAGTGAAGATGCTTGTGCAGGTTTAGCGGCTGGTTTAGCGTTAATGGGTGCGAGAACATTATGGTGTTCTTATGAATCTTTTGCCATCAACGGTGTACCAATTTGGCAAACAGTCATCCAAGCAATGGCAGAATTGCGCCGTCAAACACCGTCTAGCATAACATTATTTACAGCCGGAGCATTAGAGCAAGGGCGCAACGGTTGGACACACCAACGCCCCGAAATTGAAGCTTACTTTGCGTCACTGATGCGGAATGGAAATGTCTTCCCATTATTTCCCCCTGATGCTAACAGTATCCAAGGCTGTTATGACTGGGCTTTGCAAACCAAGAATAAGGGAATTGTGATTACAGCCAGTAAGTCACCGTTACCAATTCGCACTACTTTAGAACAAACTCGGCAAGGGTTAGAAGATGGTGCAATCTTATTACAAGAAGTGGCAGGAGATAAACAAGTTGTGTTTGCAGTCATTGGCGATATGACATTAATTCCTGTGTTTGAAGCGGCGGCTTTCTTAGAAACAGAAGGTATTGGAGTGAAGATAATTTCTATTATCAATCCTCGCCGTTTGTATCGTCCTAATGATACAGCTTGGGAAACTTGTTCAGAAGCCGATGGCAATTTTATGGATGATGCCAAATTTGCCGAATTGTTTGATGGAAGTGCCTTAATTGGTGTAACTGGTGGTGCTGCGGCGATGCTGGAACCAATTATGTTACGCAGTAATTGCAAGCGTGATACTTTCGCCTGGAAGCGTGGGGAAACTACCGCCAGTGCTGGTGAGTTGATGGCGTTTAATGGCTTGACTGCTGAGGCGTTGACTAAGCGGGCTATTGAATTAGTGCATTAA
- a CDS encoding GUN4 domain-containing protein, with amino-acid sequence MDFFNQEVELKSDIGMDYMSLHNYLQSGNWEYADKETYRVMLAVAKREIKGDLDVKSIDSFPCRDLCTIDKLWVKYSNGKFGFSVQKRIYQGLGGTRNYDRKIWYAWADKVVWKTASSWLYTKRFYPAMNFTYDMEAPEGHLPTPRVYQHWASTIWFEEAAKGLSLFSRVETCKL; translated from the coding sequence ATGGATTTTTTTAATCAAGAGGTAGAATTAAAATCAGATATAGGAATGGACTATATGTCACTGCACAACTACCTCCAATCTGGAAACTGGGAATACGCGGATAAGGAAACATATAGGGTCATGTTAGCAGTTGCAAAACGGGAAATAAAAGGTGATTTAGATGTTAAGAGTATTGATAGCTTTCCCTGTCGAGACCTCTGCACTATTGACAAGTTGTGGGTAAAATACAGTAACGGTAAGTTTGGTTTTTCTGTACAAAAACGGATTTATCAAGGATTAGGGGGAACTAGAAATTATGATAGAAAAATTTGGTACGCTTGGGCTGATAAGGTAGTCTGGAAAACAGCAAGCAGTTGGTTATACACTAAAAGATTTTACCCAGCTATGAATTTTACTTATGATATGGAAGCACCAGAAGGTCACCTCCCAACACCTAGAGTCTATCAACATTGGGCTTCGACGATTTGGTTTGAGGAGGCGGCAAAAGGTTTAAGCCTATTCTCTCGCGTCGAGACTTGTAAACTGTAA
- a CDS encoding type II toxin-antitoxin system PemK/MazF family toxin, which translates to MAKYSDYRMGSIWIVTFDPSVGTEIQKTRPALIVSGTLFNNQRSKVTVLPFTSAKPNNPRISPAVVEVPSSSQNGLSVESLLICVEPMTFDKIRLTQQLGELEAELLEKTQNILRRYLSLNNN; encoded by the coding sequence ATGGCAAAATATAGCGATTACCGAATGGGAAGCATCTGGATAGTAACATTTGATCCCTCTGTAGGTACAGAAATTCAAAAAACTCGTCCAGCACTCATAGTTTCTGGGACTTTGTTTAACAACCAACGCAGCAAAGTCACAGTTTTACCTTTTACTTCCGCCAAACCTAATAATCCTCGTATTTCACCTGCGGTAGTTGAAGTACCTTCATCATCACAAAATGGACTTTCTGTAGAGAGTCTTTTGATATGCGTTGAACCGATGACATTTGACAAAATTCGTTTAACTCAACAATTAGGTGAATTAGAAGCAGAATTATTAGAAAAAACCCAAAATATTCTGCGTCGGTATCTAAGTTTAAATAACAATTAA
- a CDS encoding type II toxin-antitoxin system RelE family toxin, translating to MTYQIIITKSIQKQLDNLPNNLKERVYEKIGQLADEPRPNGVVKLKGYENEYRIRIGDYRLRYEIQDEELIILLIQCKHRREVYKK from the coding sequence ATGACGTACCAAATTATTATAACTAAATCTATTCAAAAACAATTAGATAATCTTCCTAATAATCTCAAAGAGCGTGTATATGAAAAGATTGGCCAGCTTGCAGACGAACCTCGTCCTAATGGAGTAGTAAAACTGAAAGGTTATGAAAATGAATATCGAATTAGAATTGGAGACTATCGCTTACGTTATGAAATTCAAGATGAAGAATTAATTATTTTACTCATTCAATGTAAGCATCGGCGAGAGGTGTATAAAAAATAG
- a CDS encoding DUF2281 domain-containing protein, whose translation MVTKIEEIYRDIDTLPEEAQSLLLDFIQLLKKRYQQTENQHIENEKTFSSTQKPKPHPLDTFIETHGVWEDERTAEEIVKEIYDSRTISNYDISL comes from the coding sequence ATGGTAACAAAAATTGAAGAAATATATAGAGATATTGATACTTTACCAGAAGAAGCTCAAAGCTTACTACTTGATTTTATTCAGTTACTCAAAAAGCGTTACCAACAAACAGAAAATCAACACATAGAAAATGAGAAAACTTTCTCATCTACCCAAAAGCCAAAACCACATCCACTAGACACATTTATAGAAACACATGGTGTTTGGGAAGATGAACGCACAGCAGAAGAAATAGTCAAAGAGATTTATGATAGTCGGACTATTTCTAACTACGATATTAGCTTATGA
- a CDS encoding transposase, translated as MPQRKTPLKPDNFYHIYNRGNNRQNIFFERDNYIYFLKLMKLHLINHVDILAYCLMPNHYHFLLYLKNENLSDAMKSLSVAYTKAINKRFNRSGVLFQGRFQNLHVTETEYLINLVRYIHLNPIKAGIVDKIEEWEFSSYLEYAGLRPGKLPTMDYIKMEIDNEIEYRKFLIDEKLPHSDNFRKLLLDND; from the coding sequence ATGCCACAAAGAAAAACACCATTAAAACCTGATAACTTTTACCATATTTATAATCGTGGTAACAACCGTCAAAACATTTTTTTTGAACGGGATAATTATATATATTTCTTAAAACTAATGAAACTACATCTTATCAATCATGTAGATATTTTAGCTTATTGTTTAATGCCCAATCATTATCATTTTCTACTATATTTAAAAAATGAAAATCTATCTGACGCAATGAAATCACTTTCCGTAGCTTATACAAAAGCAATTAATAAAAGGTTTAATCGTTCAGGAGTATTATTTCAAGGACGTTTTCAAAATCTTCATGTCACCGAAACAGAATATTTAATTAATCTTGTCCGTTATATTCATTTAAACCCCATCAAAGCGGGAATAGTTGATAAAATAGAAGAATGGGAATTTTCAAGTTATTTAGAATATGCAGGACTAAGACCAGGAAAACTACCTACAATGGACTATATTAAAATGGAAATAGATAATGAAATAGAATATCGAAAATTTTTAATAGATGAAAAATTACCCCATAGCGATAACTTTCGTAAACTCCTACTTGATAACGACTAA
- a CDS encoding type II toxin-antitoxin system VapC family toxin, which translates to MTYLLDTDTCIYWIKNINSVRNKIQQIGWEQICICNITVAELYFGAYNSQRVVENLTRAENFIRDVEVIALDNQAVKKFGELKAELRKTGQPVADFDLLIASVSLTRNYILVTNNTRHYSRISELKLENWISS; encoded by the coding sequence ATGACTTATTTATTAGATACTGACACTTGCATTTACTGGATTAAAAACATTAATTCCGTCAGAAATAAAATTCAACAAATAGGATGGGAGCAAATTTGTATTTGCAACATCACCGTTGCGGAATTATATTTTGGTGCTTATAATTCTCAACGAGTAGTAGAAAATTTAACTCGTGCAGAAAACTTTATTAGAGATGTTGAGGTTATAGCTTTAGATAATCAGGCTGTAAAAAAGTTTGGAGAATTAAAAGCTGAACTTAGAAAAACAGGACAACCAGTAGCAGATTTCGATTTACTAATTGCTAGTGTTTCACTGACGAGAAACTATATTTTAGTAACTAATAACACTCGTCATTATAGCCGAATTTCCGAGCTAAAATTAGAAAACTGGATTTCATCTTAA
- a CDS encoding type II toxin-antitoxin system RelE/ParE family toxin: MIRNFKHKGLRKLFEDDNRSGVNPNHAEKLLDLLDRLDAASVAEDMNFPGSKFHQLIRNRKGEYSVTVSGNWRLTFVFEDGDAYDVNYEDYH, encoded by the coding sequence ATGATCAGAAATTTCAAGCATAAGGGGTTAAGAAAGCTGTTTGAAGATGATAATAGAAGTGGGGTTAATCCAAATCATGCTGAAAAACTGTTAGATTTATTAGATAGACTAGATGCTGCATCTGTAGCTGAGGATATGAATTTTCCTGGCTCTAAGTTTCATCAATTAATAAGGAATAGGAAAGGTGAATATTCAGTTACAGTTTCTGGTAATTGGCGTTTAACTTTTGTTTTTGAAGATGGGGATGCTTACGACGTAAATTACGAGGATTATCATTAG